From a region of the Streptomyces sp. B21-083 genome:
- a CDS encoding FAD-dependent monooxygenase, producing MAATTAVDVLVVGAGPTGLTLALQAHDHGARVRVIERRPGAFRPSRALILHPRTLEVLRPLGVTDALLGLADTAPTVGLHLGSRVVEASLADLSLPDTAFPHLSLMRQTDVERVLAQALADRGVAVERGTELVTARDDKHSAWAVLRSQQDTEEIRCPFVVGCDGPASTVRVCSGIGWHGRPYTEEVVLADLDLSGDFGCSVAQVFAGRQGLLFLFPLGEQAAWRLLATRASTGGSGLDFGQPGPAVPYADLQRLLSDAGLDARIERLAWSARVPLQCSLATRFRNGRLFLAGDAAHNYSPATGQGMNAGIQDAVNLGWKLGFAANCSEGGAAGGLGAEVMLDSYDTERRPAAHRRLVLTHTVFWAEASTGRIPSWLRAVAAPLAAPAVPILLDRRRLVAEGIRFISQLRVNYRHSALSVEGRPRLRGAPRPGDRLPDAAVSVGGPPQRLHGLLAGPGVHVLLQRDATSLPDAVLGPQVTVLRLGNSPGRGLITVRPDGHVGFRCGTADAAGLSDWLSLIGAAASP from the coding sequence ATGGCAGCCACGACAGCAGTGGACGTCCTTGTGGTCGGGGCCGGTCCGACCGGACTCACCCTGGCACTGCAAGCCCATGACCACGGAGCGCGGGTCCGGGTCATCGAGCGGCGTCCCGGCGCGTTCCGGCCCTCCCGCGCGCTCATCCTGCACCCGCGCACTCTGGAGGTCCTGCGCCCACTCGGCGTCACGGACGCCCTGCTGGGGCTGGCGGACACGGCGCCGACGGTCGGGCTGCACCTCGGTTCCCGCGTCGTCGAAGCCAGTCTCGCCGACCTCTCCCTGCCCGACACTGCGTTCCCGCACCTGTCACTGATGCGGCAGACGGACGTCGAGAGAGTGCTGGCCCAGGCGCTCGCCGACCGCGGGGTGGCGGTGGAACGGGGCACCGAACTGGTCACCGCCCGCGATGACAAGCACAGCGCGTGGGCAGTGCTGCGCTCGCAGCAGGATACGGAGGAGATCCGCTGCCCCTTTGTCGTCGGCTGTGACGGCCCGGCCAGTACCGTGCGGGTCTGTTCTGGCATTGGGTGGCACGGCAGGCCCTACACCGAAGAGGTGGTCCTCGCCGACCTCGACCTCAGCGGCGACTTCGGCTGTTCCGTCGCCCAGGTGTTCGCGGGGCGTCAAGGGCTGCTGTTCCTCTTCCCTCTCGGAGAGCAGGCCGCCTGGAGGCTGCTGGCCACCCGGGCGTCCACCGGCGGGTCCGGACTGGACTTCGGCCAGCCCGGACCCGCCGTCCCGTATGCCGATCTGCAGCGACTTCTGAGCGACGCCGGGCTGGACGCACGGATCGAGCGCCTCGCGTGGTCCGCGCGGGTTCCCCTGCAGTGCAGCCTCGCCACACGATTCCGCAACGGGCGGCTCTTCCTCGCGGGGGACGCGGCTCACAACTATTCACCGGCCACCGGCCAGGGCATGAACGCCGGCATCCAGGACGCGGTGAATCTCGGCTGGAAGCTCGGCTTTGCGGCGAACTGCTCCGAGGGCGGGGCCGCGGGCGGGCTCGGTGCCGAAGTAATGCTCGACTCCTACGACACGGAGCGCCGGCCGGCCGCCCACCGACGGTTGGTTCTCACGCACACGGTGTTCTGGGCAGAGGCGTCGACCGGCCGAATCCCCTCGTGGCTGCGCGCGGTGGCCGCTCCTCTCGCGGCCCCGGCTGTGCCAATCCTCCTGGACCGACGACGGCTGGTCGCCGAAGGCATCCGCTTCATCTCCCAACTGCGGGTGAACTACAGGCACAGCGCCCTGTCGGTGGAGGGAAGACCGCGCCTGCGTGGTGCACCTCGCCCGGGAGACCGCCTTCCGGACGCGGCCGTCAGCGTCGGAGGGCCTCCACAACGGTTGCACGGACTGCTCGCCGGTCCGGGCGTGCACGTGCTGCTGCAGCGCGACGCCACCTCGCTGCCGGACGCGGTGCTCGGTCCCCAAGTCACCGTCCTCCGGCTGGGGAACAGCCCCGGCCGCGGTCTGATCACAGTCCGCCCAGACGGGCATGTCGGCTTCCGGTGCGGGACCGCCGACGCGGCCGGGCTGAGCGACTGGCTCTCACTGATCGGCGCTGCGGCATCGCCATGA
- a CDS encoding UvrD-helicase domain-containing protein — translation MHTPTDEQAQAVEAFQDGHHLVLQAGAGTGKTSTLSLLAASTKRRGRYLAFNKDIAHDASARFPRSVMCKTAHATAYAALGHRFARRLNSPRQPAWKTGQALGINRSVRIGDHHITQRTLSHAVVRTVTRFCYSADRVPACHHVPRLRGLDAPGEHAQVVDVVVPFAVKAWADLQNHEQGVVRFEHDHYLKMWALTAPKIEADFLFLDEAQDTNPVLEQVFAAQRDHAQLVMVGDSAQAIYGWRGACDVMSRFDAAQLTLTRSFRFGPGIADQANRWLALADAPIRLTGTDTIPAEIGDVRSPDAVLCRTNIGAMAEVMRLLADGRRVALTRGGQQLAALAIAARDLKDGRRTNHPELVLFASWGELQDYAAYDPAGRDLQPFVDLVDTHGPDAILAAVDELTDETTADVTVSTAHKAKGREWHAVKIAEDFPEPKDTDQHDNEGRPIPGPVNATDARLAYVAVTRARSRLDLGGLAWIENHSSASE, via the coding sequence TTGCACACGCCCACCGACGAACAGGCTCAGGCCGTCGAAGCCTTCCAAGACGGCCATCACCTCGTGCTGCAGGCCGGCGCCGGCACTGGAAAGACCAGCACGCTGAGCCTGCTCGCCGCCAGCACCAAACGCCGAGGGCGCTACCTCGCCTTCAACAAGGACATCGCACACGACGCCTCGGCGCGCTTTCCACGATCCGTGATGTGTAAAACCGCCCATGCCACTGCTTACGCCGCGCTCGGCCATCGCTTTGCCCGCCGCCTCAACAGCCCCCGGCAGCCCGCATGGAAAACCGGCCAGGCCCTCGGCATCAACCGCTCCGTCCGCATCGGGGATCACCACATCACCCAGCGGACGCTTTCACACGCCGTCGTGCGTACCGTTACGCGCTTTTGCTACTCCGCCGACCGCGTCCCGGCCTGTCATCATGTACCACGCTTGCGCGGCCTGGACGCGCCCGGTGAGCACGCCCAAGTGGTAGATGTGGTCGTGCCGTTCGCCGTGAAAGCCTGGGCAGATCTACAGAACCACGAGCAGGGCGTGGTCCGCTTCGAACACGACCATTACCTAAAGATGTGGGCCCTGACCGCACCGAAGATCGAAGCAGACTTCCTCTTCCTCGACGAGGCCCAGGACACGAACCCCGTCCTGGAACAGGTCTTCGCCGCCCAGCGTGACCACGCCCAGCTGGTCATGGTCGGCGACTCCGCCCAAGCCATCTATGGCTGGCGCGGCGCCTGCGACGTGATGAGCCGCTTCGACGCGGCGCAGCTGACCCTGACACGCTCCTTCCGCTTCGGCCCCGGGATCGCCGACCAGGCCAACCGGTGGCTCGCCCTTGCCGACGCTCCCATCCGGCTGACCGGCACGGACACCATCCCCGCCGAAATCGGCGACGTCCGCAGCCCGGACGCCGTGTTGTGCCGCACCAACATCGGCGCCATGGCGGAAGTCATGCGCCTGCTCGCTGACGGTAGGCGCGTCGCCCTCACCCGGGGAGGGCAACAGTTGGCTGCGCTGGCCATCGCAGCCCGCGATCTGAAGGACGGCCGCCGTACGAACCACCCGGAGCTGGTGTTGTTTGCCTCCTGGGGCGAACTGCAGGACTACGCCGCATACGACCCGGCCGGCCGTGACCTCCAGCCCTTCGTCGATCTCGTCGACACCCACGGTCCTGACGCAATCCTCGCCGCTGTTGACGAACTCACAGACGAGACGACCGCCGACGTCACCGTCTCTACTGCCCACAAGGCCAAGGGGCGCGAATGGCACGCCGTGAAAATTGCAGAAGACTTTCCGGAGCCGAAGGACACGGACCAGCATGACAACGAAGGCCGTCCGATTCCGGGACCTGTGAACGCCACCGACGCCCGCCTCGCCTACGTCGCCGTCACCCGCGCCCGCAGCCGACTCGACCTCGGTGGACTGGCATGGATCGAAAACCACTCATCCGCCTCGGAGTGA
- a CDS encoding DUF6083 domain-containing protein, which yields MRCSSTPWHWDGSPAVSHSRRSLRVEHDSPSRLLRCAQRDRCRECGNPVEWYERSFARPVCLHPREVSAVKVPAAHRWHVSSGVAHPAGDGRAWCRLAHAHVCPAREALPETSALDGLRRVLALNTRRLIDSGAFTPGTTPSRPTAQPAACRPARPVVQLLYVRYLAAHPVDEIQCVAQTRRRDRCTQRLLRPGETPVGVWTLVPAMAARGQLALPYEVMALYDLTALPYTEQLRWRMQRCSAHAAIPSAADLALADWEPFDPMLHHAHIHNRLPDHVRRPRRTHHEHGTGTP from the coding sequence ATGCGTTGTTCATCCACACCGTGGCACTGGGACGGCAGCCCCGCTGTCTCTCACTCCCGACGCTCACTGCGTGTCGAGCACGACAGCCCCAGTCGGCTCCTGCGCTGTGCTCAGCGAGATCGCTGCCGAGAGTGCGGCAACCCGGTCGAGTGGTACGAGCGCAGCTTTGCGCGGCCCGTTTGCCTGCACCCTCGGGAGGTGTCCGCGGTGAAGGTGCCCGCAGCCCACCGCTGGCACGTCAGCTCCGGTGTCGCGCATCCGGCTGGCGACGGCAGAGCGTGGTGCCGCCTGGCGCATGCCCATGTCTGCCCCGCTCGTGAAGCTCTGCCCGAAACATCCGCGTTGGATGGGCTACGGCGCGTGCTGGCTCTGAACACGCGCCGTCTGATCGACAGCGGCGCGTTCACCCCCGGCACCACTCCGAGTCGACCAACGGCACAACCGGCCGCCTGTCGACCCGCCAGGCCCGTCGTGCAGCTCCTGTACGTCCGCTACCTTGCTGCGCACCCAGTGGACGAAATCCAGTGCGTGGCACAGACACGGCGCCGCGACCGTTGTACGCAGAGGCTCCTCCGCCCGGGGGAAACCCCGGTGGGCGTCTGGACGCTGGTACCAGCCATGGCCGCAAGGGGACAACTTGCTTTGCCCTACGAGGTCATGGCCCTATATGACCTCACGGCCCTGCCCTACACTGAGCAACTGCGCTGGCGCATGCAGCGCTGTTCCGCTCACGCCGCAATCCCGTCAGCAGCGGACCTCGCGTTGGCTGACTGGGAACCCTTCGACCCCATGCTCCATCACGCGCACATCCACAACCGCCTGCCCGATCACGTCCGTCGTCCACGCCGGACCCATCACGAGCACGGAACGGGCACGCCGTGA
- a CDS encoding helix-turn-helix transcriptional regulator: MTIFPPDPDFEALRLELARLRAAQGWSYDELAARSGLARRTLIEIEQGRTLGTLKTWHALAHALNTPLDELFGTLCEGHEPPGSTDAGL; this comes from the coding sequence GTGACGATCTTCCCGCCCGACCCCGATTTCGAGGCGCTGCGTCTGGAGCTTGCGCGGCTGCGGGCGGCGCAGGGCTGGAGCTATGACGAGCTCGCTGCTCGAAGCGGCCTGGCCAGAAGGACCCTCATTGAGATTGAGCAGGGACGAACCCTCGGCACTCTCAAGACCTGGCACGCACTCGCGCATGCGCTGAACACTCCGCTGGACGAACTCTTCGGAACGCTGTGTGAGGGGCACGAGCCTCCAGGGTCGACCGACGCTGGCCTCTGA
- a CDS encoding dodecin — protein sequence MSNHTYRVTEIVGTSHEGVDQAVRNGISRASQTLRNLDWFEITQVRGQIVDGQIEHYQVGLKVGFRLEDGE from the coding sequence ATGTCGAACCACACCTATCGGGTCACCGAGATCGTCGGCACCTCGCACGAAGGCGTCGACCAGGCCGTCCGTAACGGCATCAGCCGGGCCTCGCAGACCCTGCGCAACCTGGACTGGTTCGAGATCACGCAGGTCAGGGGCCAGATCGTGGACGGGCAGATCGAGCACTACCAGGTCGGCCTGAAGGTCGGTTTCCGGCTGGAGGACGGCGAGTAG
- a CDS encoding phosphatase domain-containing protein — protein MNNSPKSGRPLAVFDLDNTLADTAHRQRYLERKPRDWAAFFAAAPHDPPLTEGVALALESARECEVVYLTGRPERCRRETLAWLAAHGLPEGRLWMRRDDDRRPARGTKLEILRRLAQGREIRVLVDDDELVCQDAERAGFSVVRARWTGDSGALKEAQEMEGRT, from the coding sequence ATGAACAACAGTCCGAAGAGCGGCAGACCGCTCGCCGTGTTCGACCTCGACAACACGCTCGCGGACACCGCGCACCGACAGCGGTACCTGGAGCGCAAGCCACGCGACTGGGCGGCCTTCTTCGCGGCGGCGCCGCACGACCCGCCGCTCACCGAGGGCGTCGCGCTGGCCCTGGAGAGCGCGCGGGAGTGCGAGGTCGTCTATCTCACCGGCCGGCCCGAGCGCTGCCGCCGCGAGACGCTTGCCTGGCTCGCCGCGCACGGCCTGCCCGAGGGCCGCCTCTGGATGCGGCGCGACGACGACCGCAGGCCCGCCCGCGGCACGAAGCTGGAGATCCTGCGTCGGCTGGCCCAAGGCCGCGAGATCCGCGTCCTGGTGGACGACGACGAACTCGTCTGCCAGGACGCGGAACGGGCCGGCTTCAGCGTCGTACGGGCCCGCTGGACGGGCGATTCCGGCGCGCTGAAGGAGGCGCAGGAGATGGAGGGCCGGACCTGA
- a CDS encoding right-handed parallel beta-helix repeat-containing protein → MRNAAIRTGTAVLGTALMTAGMLVGAATGATAATTLVVATGGDDSAPGTLARPFKTIQRAVDLAKPGDTITVRGGTYALTDNITIATSGTASQPITLGAYSGERVVVDGERLPASHTPVGGSIPRAERGAIHQEASYWRISGLEIVNGPYGVYCDGCNGNVFARLITHDNYESGFQLQGASGNNQILDLDSYGNRDPRKNGESADGLAIKEGTGTGNLVRGARLWNNVDDGFDAWKFTSPITIANTISYGNGFNRWNFPDFAGDGNGFKLGGGSPAPAVAHVLRNTASFKNAAHGFTDNGNPGAIGVNHSTAYGNAGTGFDFDVSGGRATLTADLSVADGRAVALGSNTVSTGNSWDLGGTWNAASVLSTDPAAITGGRRADGSPPAAPDFLVPRAGTNIGARF, encoded by the coding sequence ATGCGCAACGCAGCGATCCGGACGGGAACGGCGGTCCTGGGAACCGCGTTAATGACAGCGGGGATGCTCGTGGGAGCCGCCACGGGAGCGACCGCCGCGACGACACTCGTCGTGGCGACAGGCGGCGACGACTCGGCGCCGGGCACTCTCGCGCGCCCTTTCAAGACCATCCAGCGGGCCGTCGACCTGGCGAAGCCGGGCGACACGATCACCGTGCGCGGGGGCACCTACGCCCTGACCGACAACATCACCATCGCCACCTCCGGCACCGCTTCCCAGCCCATCACCCTGGGCGCCTACTCGGGCGAGCGGGTCGTCGTCGACGGGGAGCGGCTGCCCGCCAGTCACACGCCCGTCGGCGGCAGCATCCCGCGCGCCGAGCGCGGTGCGATCCACCAGGAGGCCTCCTACTGGCGGATCTCGGGGCTGGAGATCGTGAACGGGCCGTACGGCGTCTACTGTGACGGCTGCAACGGCAACGTCTTCGCCCGCCTGATCACCCACGACAACTACGAGTCCGGCTTCCAGCTCCAGGGCGCCTCCGGCAACAACCAGATCCTGGACCTGGACAGTTACGGCAACCGCGACCCTCGCAAGAACGGTGAGAGCGCGGACGGGCTGGCCATCAAGGAGGGCACCGGGACCGGCAACCTGGTGCGGGGCGCGCGGCTGTGGAACAACGTCGACGACGGCTTCGACGCCTGGAAGTTCACCTCGCCGATCACGATCGCGAACACGATCTCGTACGGCAACGGCTTCAACCGCTGGAACTTCCCCGACTTCGCGGGCGACGGCAACGGCTTCAAACTGGGCGGCGGCTCCCCGGCACCCGCCGTGGCGCACGTCCTGCGCAACACGGCCTCGTTCAAAAACGCGGCGCACGGCTTCACGGACAACGGCAATCCGGGTGCCATCGGCGTCAACCACAGTACGGCGTACGGGAATGCGGGCACCGGCTTCGACTTCGACGTCTCCGGGGGACGCGCCACCCTCACCGCGGATCTGTCGGTCGCCGACGGACGGGCCGTCGCCCTGGGTTCCAACACCGTATCCACCGGCAACTCCTGGGACCTGGGCGGCACTTGGAACGCCGCCTCGGTGCTGAGCACCGACCCGGCGGCCATCACGGGCGGGCGGCGAGCGGACGGTTCGCCGCCCGCCGCCCCCGACTTCCTGGTTCCGCGCGCTGGAACGAACATCGGCGCCCGCTTCTAG
- a CDS encoding family 43 glycosylhydrolase — translation MVVAVTVPAVVGTPAFAAVPASPAVTFTNPIAAQRADPHIYKHTDGYYYFTATVPAYDRIVLRRATTLQGLATAAETTIWTKHASGDMGAHIWAPEIHFIDGKWYIYFAAGASNDIWKIRPWVLESSSANPITGTWTEKGRIALPLDTFSLDATTFVVNGTRYLSWAQNDPAVGDGTNIYLAKMSNPWTISGTPAMISRPTLSWEIIGHTVNEGPSVIQRNGKVFLAYSASATDANYCLGLLTASASADLLNPASWTKSSQPVFTSNASTGQYGPGHNTFTVSEDGTSDVLVYHDRDYKDINGDPLNDPNRRTRYQKLYWNADGTPNFGIPVSDGVTPVRFSSFNYPDRYIRHWEYRAKIEANVTNLADSQFRFVTGLTGSGTVSLESANFPGYYLRHKNYELWVEKNDGTATFLADASFTRRAGLADSAGVSFESYNFPGRYIRHYNGLLQLQPLSTSLDQQDATYYAE, via the coding sequence CTGGTCGTCGCCGTGACCGTGCCGGCCGTCGTCGGCACCCCCGCCTTCGCCGCCGTCCCGGCCTCCCCGGCCGTCACCTTCACCAACCCGATCGCCGCGCAGCGCGCCGACCCGCACATCTACAAGCACACCGACGGCTACTACTACTTCACCGCCACGGTCCCCGCGTACGACCGGATCGTGCTGCGCCGCGCCACCACGCTGCAGGGTCTGGCGACCGCCGCCGAGACGACCATCTGGACCAAGCACGCCAGCGGTGACATGGGCGCCCACATCTGGGCTCCGGAGATCCACTTCATCGACGGCAAGTGGTACATCTACTTCGCGGCCGGCGCCTCGAACGACATCTGGAAGATCCGCCCGTGGGTCCTGGAGTCCTCGTCCGCCAACCCGATCACCGGGACATGGACGGAGAAGGGCCGTATCGCGCTGCCGCTGGACACCTTCTCGCTCGACGCGACGACCTTCGTGGTGAACGGCACCCGCTACCTGAGCTGGGCACAGAACGACCCGGCCGTCGGCGACGGCACCAACATCTACCTCGCGAAGATGTCCAACCCCTGGACCATCAGCGGCACTCCGGCGATGATCTCCCGGCCCACGCTGTCCTGGGAGATCATCGGGCACACGGTGAACGAGGGGCCGTCCGTGATCCAGCGGAACGGCAAGGTGTTCCTGGCCTACTCGGCGAGCGCCACCGACGCCAACTACTGCCTGGGTCTGCTGACCGCGTCCGCCTCCGCCGATCTGCTCAACCCGGCCTCCTGGACGAAGAGTTCGCAGCCGGTGTTCACGAGCAACGCCTCGACCGGGCAGTACGGGCCGGGACACAACACCTTCACGGTCTCCGAGGACGGCACGTCCGACGTCCTCGTCTATCACGACCGCGACTACAAGGACATCAACGGCGATCCGCTCAACGACCCCAACCGGCGCACCCGTTACCAGAAGCTGTACTGGAACGCGGACGGCACCCCGAACTTCGGCATCCCGGTCTCCGACGGTGTCACCCCGGTCCGCTTCTCGTCGTTCAACTACCCGGACCGGTACATCCGGCACTGGGAGTACCGGGCGAAGATCGAGGCGAACGTCACCAACCTCGCCGACTCGCAGTTCCGGTTCGTCACCGGGCTGACCGGATCCGGGACCGTCTCGCTGGAGTCGGCGAACTTCCCCGGCTACTACCTCCGGCACAAGAACTACGAGTTGTGGGTCGAGAAGAACGACGGCACCGCGACCTTCCTGGCCGACGCCTCCTTCACCCGACGGGCGGGCCTCGCCGACTCGGCCGGGGTGTCCTTCGAGTCGTACAACTTCCCGGGCCGTTACATCCGGCACTACAACGGCCTCCTCCAGCTCCAGCCGCTCAGCACCTCCCTGGACCAGCAGGACGCGACGTACTACGCCGAGTAG
- a CDS encoding beta-L-arabinofuranosidase domain-containing protein yields the protein MTPHLSRRFLLQSAILATAAPAFAYAGSGRAAAAALPAPSAWTLRPFELKDVALGQGVFASKRQLMLDHGRGYDVNRLLQVFRANAGLSTGGAVAPGGWEGLDGEANGNLRGHYTGHFLSMLSQAYASTRDQAYADKIATMVGALTDVRAALRTDPRMLVVTGKWGGAHENVRGSYQYVDLPAAVLGGASAITLSTWVKPTHDANWQRVFDFGNDTTRYMYLASRNGSGVPRFAITTNGPGGEQALNGTSALPLNQWSHLAVTISGTTGTLYVNGTAVATNTAMTVNPSVLGTLTNNWLGRSNFSGDPVYAGAFDEFNVYSRALTQAEITSMQSNEAKNSSAGLGNLASYYFSATTGGTFGDASGRGLTATLRRTWGGPSHPGFLAAYPETQFIALESATSADYTKIWAPYYTAHKILKGLLDAYLATDDSRALDLASGMCDWMYSRLSKLPDATLQRMWGIFSSGEFGGIVETIVDLYTITGKADHLALAKLFDLDTLIDACAANNDTLNGLHANQHIPIFTGYVRLYDATGEARYLTAAKNFWGMVIPQRMYGIGGTSTGEFWKARGVIAGTVSDTNAETCCAYNLLKLSRTLFFHEQDPKYMDYYERALYNQVLGSKQDKADAEKPLVTYFIGLTPGHVRDYTPKQGTTCCEGTGMESATKYQDSVYFKSADGGSLYVNLYSPSTLTWAEKGVTVTQTTEYPKEQGTTLTIGGGSAAFALRLRVPLWATAGFQVTVNGQAVSGTPVAGSYFAVSRTWQSGDVVRISVPFRLRVEKALDDPSLQTLFYGPVNLVARSASTSYLSVGLYRNAALSGDLLPSLTPVSGKPLHYTLNGTEFAPFSEGTEDPTHAYVRRAEPKVVFGTVDSGIADPAKADGTTLLDEIWAGAPFANKAALVTRVRSTTTAWVSAGLLTQAAADTVVSTAQGATYVS from the coding sequence GTGACACCCCACCTGTCGAGACGGTTTCTGCTCCAGAGCGCGATACTGGCCACCGCCGCCCCCGCGTTCGCCTACGCGGGATCCGGCAGGGCGGCGGCCGCCGCCCTGCCCGCGCCGTCCGCCTGGACGCTCCGCCCCTTCGAGCTGAAGGACGTCGCGCTCGGCCAGGGCGTCTTCGCGAGCAAGCGCCAGCTGATGCTGGACCACGGGCGCGGCTACGACGTGAACCGGCTGCTCCAGGTGTTCCGCGCCAACGCAGGCCTCTCCACCGGCGGCGCGGTCGCCCCGGGCGGCTGGGAGGGCCTGGACGGCGAGGCCAACGGCAACCTGCGCGGCCACTACACCGGGCACTTCCTGAGCATGCTGTCGCAGGCGTACGCGAGCACCAGGGACCAGGCCTACGCCGACAAGATCGCGACCATGGTCGGCGCGCTGACCGACGTACGCGCGGCCCTGCGCACGGACCCGCGCATGCTCGTCGTCACCGGGAAGTGGGGTGGCGCGCACGAGAACGTGCGGGGTTCCTACCAGTACGTGGACCTGCCGGCGGCCGTCCTGGGCGGTGCCTCGGCGATCACCCTGTCGACCTGGGTCAAGCCCACCCACGACGCCAACTGGCAGCGGGTCTTCGACTTCGGCAACGACACCACCCGGTACATGTACCTGGCCTCCCGCAACGGCAGTGGGGTGCCACGGTTCGCGATCACCACGAACGGGCCGGGCGGGGAACAGGCCCTCAACGGCACCTCCGCGCTGCCGCTGAACCAGTGGAGCCACCTCGCGGTGACCATCTCCGGCACCACGGGCACGCTCTACGTCAACGGCACCGCCGTCGCCACGAACACCGCGATGACCGTCAACCCGTCCGTCCTGGGCACCCTGACGAACAACTGGCTCGGCCGCTCGAACTTCTCCGGCGACCCGGTCTACGCGGGCGCGTTCGACGAGTTCAACGTCTACTCGCGCGCCCTGACGCAGGCCGAGATCACCTCGATGCAGAGCAACGAGGCCAAGAACTCCTCCGCCGGGCTCGGCAACCTCGCCTCGTACTACTTCTCCGCCACCACCGGCGGCACGTTCGGCGACGCCTCCGGGCGCGGACTGACCGCCACCCTGCGCCGCACCTGGGGCGGCCCGAGCCACCCGGGCTTCCTGGCCGCGTACCCGGAGACGCAGTTCATCGCCCTGGAGTCGGCGACAAGCGCCGACTACACCAAGATCTGGGCGCCCTACTACACGGCGCACAAGATCCTCAAGGGTCTGCTGGACGCCTACCTCGCGACGGACGACTCCCGGGCGCTGGACCTCGCGTCCGGTATGTGCGACTGGATGTACTCGCGGCTGTCCAAGCTGCCCGACGCCACCCTCCAGCGGATGTGGGGGATCTTCTCCAGCGGTGAGTTCGGCGGCATCGTCGAGACCATCGTCGACCTGTACACGATCACCGGCAAGGCCGACCACCTCGCCCTGGCCAAGCTGTTCGACCTCGACACGCTCATCGACGCGTGCGCGGCGAACAACGACACCCTCAACGGCCTGCACGCCAACCAGCACATTCCGATCTTCACCGGATACGTACGGCTGTACGACGCGACGGGCGAGGCGCGCTATCTGACCGCCGCGAAGAACTTCTGGGGCATGGTGATCCCGCAGCGCATGTACGGGATCGGCGGCACCAGCACGGGCGAGTTCTGGAAGGCGCGCGGGGTGATCGCGGGGACGGTCAGCGACACCAACGCCGAGACCTGCTGCGCGTACAACCTGCTCAAGCTGAGCCGGACGCTGTTCTTCCACGAGCAGGACCCGAAGTACATGGACTACTACGAGCGGGCGCTCTACAACCAGGTGCTCGGCTCCAAGCAGGACAAGGCCGACGCCGAGAAGCCGCTCGTCACGTACTTCATCGGGCTCACGCCCGGGCATGTGCGCGACTACACGCCCAAGCAGGGCACGACCTGCTGCGAGGGCACGGGAATGGAGAGCGCCACCAAGTACCAGGACTCGGTGTACTTCAAGTCGGCCGACGGCGGCTCCCTGTACGTCAACCTGTACAGCCCCTCGACCCTGACCTGGGCCGAGAAGGGCGTCACCGTCACCCAGACCACCGAGTATCCGAAGGAGCAGGGCACCACGCTCACCATCGGGGGCGGCAGCGCGGCCTTCGCGCTGCGGCTGCGGGTGCCCCTCTGGGCGACGGCCGGGTTCCAGGTGACGGTCAACGGGCAGGCGGTGAGCGGGACTCCGGTCGCCGGGAGCTACTTCGCGGTGTCGCGGACCTGGCAGAGCGGGGATGTCGTACGGATCAGTGTGCCGTTCCGGCTGCGGGTCGAGAAGGCGCTCGACGACCCGTCGCTCCAGACCCTGTTCTACGGCCCGGTGAACCTGGTGGCCCGGAGTGCGAGCACCAGCTATCTGTCCGTCGGGCTGTACCGCAACGCGGCGCTCTCGGGCGATCTGCTGCCCTCCCTCACCCCGGTGAGCGGCAAGCCGCTCCACTACACGCTGAACGGCACCGAGTTCGCCCCCTTCTCCGAGGGGACGGAGGACCCGACGCACGCCTATGTCCGGCGCGCCGAACCGAAGGTCGTGTTCGGGACCGTCGACTCGGGGATCGCCGATCCGGCGAAGGCCGACGGCACCACGCTCCTCGACGAGATCTGGGCGGGGGCACCCTTCGCGAACAAGGCCGCGCTGGTGACGCGGGTCCGGTCGACGACGACGGCCTGGGTGTCGGCGGGGCTGCTCACCCAGGCGGCGGCCGACACGGTGGTCAGCACGGCGCAGGGCGCGACGTACGTGTCCTGA